In Myxococcales bacterium, a genomic segment contains:
- a CDS encoding pyridoxal-phosphate dependent enzyme gives MVKELVWGPTYDEMLDPSKIPHAVRSKAIEALEGDPLSPLNLYNISWKDSSNRIRHIVLPKELTGVDAEICVITGRGFPTGSHKVGATYSCTVEKQIAGEIEPGRHRLIWPSTGNFGVGGAYVGERMNYESLVILPEEVSKERFEKIAWYGAKYFKTPGCESNVKEIYDKTHELEQEPNTITVNQFTEFANYRFHYYVTGNTLVELFEELKRRGVGSRFAAITSAMGSAGTIACGDRVKESHPSCRIIGLEPVQCPTLYSNGFGGHDIQGIGGKHVTWIHNTDNTDAMICIDEWDSKKGMQLIHEEVGTELLVSLGADRNVMEEMKDLFGISGICNILGAIKAAKFYGFGKGDILFTIATDSIDRYYSILDQMNKLLGKMDKAEAERRLVSIFHRQGTDYVLEGTKHAHDCWANLKYYTWVEQQGKSEEELRAQRSQEYWKKHLAGIADTNRAIIERRRF, from the coding sequence ATGGTTAAAGAACTTGTTTGGGGCCCCACCTACGATGAGATGCTCGATCCCTCAAAGATTCCACACGCTGTTCGGAGCAAGGCGATAGAAGCGCTGGAGGGAGATCCGCTTTCGCCGCTCAATCTTTACAATATTTCCTGGAAGGATTCTTCCAACAGGATACGTCATATCGTTCTTCCCAAGGAGCTTACCGGGGTTGACGCTGAAATATGTGTGATAACCGGGCGGGGTTTTCCAACCGGCAGCCACAAGGTCGGTGCGACCTATTCGTGCACGGTTGAAAAACAGATCGCTGGCGAAATAGAGCCTGGCAGACATCGCCTTATATGGCCTTCGACAGGGAACTTTGGAGTGGGTGGCGCCTACGTCGGTGAACGAATGAACTACGAATCGCTCGTCATTCTTCCTGAAGAGGTAAGCAAGGAGCGCTTCGAAAAAATTGCCTGGTACGGAGCTAAGTACTTCAAGACGCCGGGGTGCGAATCAAACGTGAAAGAAATCTATGACAAGACGCACGAGCTGGAGCAAGAGCCAAACACCATCACGGTGAATCAGTTCACCGAGTTTGCGAACTATCGTTTTCATTACTACGTGACAGGCAATACCCTCGTCGAACTCTTCGAAGAGTTGAAACGCAGGGGCGTCGGCAGCAGGTTTGCCGCGATAACTTCCGCTATGGGCTCGGCCGGCACCATCGCCTGCGGAGACAGGGTGAAGGAGAGCCATCCCAGTTGTCGCATAATCGGGCTTGAGCCTGTGCAGTGCCCGACGCTCTACTCAAACGGTTTTGGGGGGCACGACATACAGGGGATAGGGGGCAAGCACGTCACATGGATTCACAATACCGACAACACCGACGCGATGATCTGCATAGACGAATGGGATTCAAAAAAGGGGATGCAGCTCATTCATGAAGAGGTCGGGACCGAACTCCTTGTCAGCCTCGGCGCGGATAGAAATGTGATGGAGGAGATGAAGGACCTCTTCGGCATATCCGGTATATGCAATATACTAGGGGCGATAAAGGCCGCGAAATTTTATGGATTTGGAAAAGGCGATATACTCTTCACCATTGCAACTGACTCTATCGACAGGTATTACAGCATTCTGGATCAGATGAACAAATTGCTTGGGAAGATGGACAAGGCTGAGGCCGAACGGAGGCTTGTTTCCATATTTCACCGACAGGGGACGGACTATGTGCTTGAGGGAACGAAACACGCTCACGACTGCTGGGCCAACCTGAAGTATTACACATGGGTGGAGCAACAGGGCAAAAGCGAGGAGGAATTGCGCGCCCAGAGGTCTCAGGAATATTGGAAGAAGCATCTGGCCGGGATCGCCGATACAAACAGAGCTATAATTGAACGCAGAAGGTTTTAA